A genomic window from Desulfuromonadales bacterium includes:
- a CDS encoding universal stress protein encodes MLPKIEKILYATGLGAGAPYVFRYALSLAQQYGAKIAVVHGMEPLTPFAQSLVELHISHEQSEQIHLDAKKAMKGKLEERLELLCQKELCNDSEGRSRVCGIVIEEGPPSEVILQQAEKLGADLIVMGSHRHTVIGDAMLGTTTHKVLHSSRIPVLVVRIPEGYREEGF; translated from the coding sequence ATGCTGCCCAAAATAGAGAAAATTCTTTATGCCACCGGCCTTGGAGCGGGTGCCCCATACGTCTTTCGTTACGCCTTGAGCCTGGCGCAGCAATACGGGGCCAAGATCGCTGTGGTCCATGGCATGGAGCCGCTCACCCCCTTTGCCCAGAGCCTGGTGGAACTCCATATCAGCCACGAGCAGTCGGAACAGATCCACCTGGACGCCAAAAAGGCGATGAAAGGGAAGCTCGAGGAACGCCTGGAGCTTCTCTGTCAGAAGGAGTTGTGCAATGATTCCGAGGGACGCAGCCGGGTTTGCGGCATTGTCATCGAGGAAGGGCCGCCCTCCGAGGTGATTCTGCAGCAGGCGGAAAAGCTTGGCGCCGATCTCATCGTCATGGGTTCACACCGGCATACCGTCATCGGCGATGCCATGCTCGGCACGACCACCCACAAGGTTCTGCACAGCTCGCGGATTCCAGTCCTGGTGGTCAGGATTCCCGAGGGGTATCGGGAAGAGGGATTCTAG
- a CDS encoding FAD-linked oxidase C-terminal domain-containing protein, translated as MISNTAIQHLIEKLGKENVYHEKEDLLLYGYDSTPGVHHLPEVAVFPTTTDQVVAAIEIARREGLPIVPRGSGTGLSGGSVPIEGGMVLCLTRMNRILEIDEENLTATVEAGVITLDLFNAVAARGLFYPPDPGSQKTSTIGGNVAENAGGLRGLKYGVTRDYVMGLTCVLADGSTIKTGGKSVKDVAGYSYRDLLVGSEGTLGIITEVTVKLIPPPQDKRTFLAYFSDIRTAGDAVSRIIAAKIIPATLEIMDRNTINCVEDYVKIGLPRQMAALLLIEVDGHPAVVAEEAAGVQAILKEVGAAEVHLAKDAAEAASLAAARRTALSALARVSPTTLLEDATVPRSKLAETFAEIERLTEKYRLKVGTFGHAGDGNLHPTVLCDERDHDEMHRAHAFYNELYEMVLSIGGTVSGEHGIGLAKIEYLQRQIGEGGVQVMRRIKQAFDPEGILNPGKIFAAPEAPGVNVEEGFRVSR; from the coding sequence ATGATTTCCAACACTGCCATCCAGCATCTCATTGAGAAGCTCGGCAAGGAAAACGTCTACCACGAAAAAGAGGACCTCCTCCTCTACGGCTACGACTCCACCCCCGGCGTACATCATCTGCCGGAGGTCGCCGTCTTTCCGACCACGACTGATCAGGTCGTCGCCGCCATCGAAATCGCCCGCCGCGAAGGCCTGCCTATCGTACCGCGCGGCAGCGGCACCGGCCTCTCCGGAGGCAGCGTGCCAATCGAGGGGGGGATGGTTCTTTGCCTGACCCGTATGAACCGTATCCTGGAGATCGACGAGGAGAACCTCACCGCCACGGTCGAGGCCGGCGTCATTACCCTCGATCTGTTCAACGCCGTGGCCGCCAGGGGGCTCTTCTACCCCCCCGATCCCGGCTCGCAGAAGACCTCGACCATCGGCGGCAACGTCGCCGAGAACGCCGGCGGCCTGCGCGGCCTCAAGTACGGGGTGACCCGTGACTACGTCATGGGGTTGACCTGCGTCCTGGCCGACGGCAGCACCATCAAGACCGGCGGCAAGAGCGTCAAGGATGTGGCCGGCTACTCCTATCGCGACCTGCTGGTCGGCTCGGAAGGGACGCTGGGGATCATTACCGAGGTCACCGTCAAGCTGATTCCGCCCCCGCAGGATAAGCGCACCTTCCTCGCCTACTTCAGCGACATCCGCACCGCAGGCGATGCCGTCTCGCGCATCATCGCCGCCAAGATCATCCCGGCGACCCTCGAGATCATGGACAGAAACACCATCAACTGCGTCGAGGACTACGTCAAGATCGGCCTGCCGCGGCAGATGGCGGCTCTGCTGCTGATCGAAGTCGATGGCCACCCCGCCGTGGTCGCCGAGGAAGCCGCCGGGGTGCAGGCGATCCTCAAGGAGGTTGGTGCCGCCGAGGTGCATCTGGCCAAGGACGCCGCCGAGGCCGCCAGCCTCGCCGCCGCCCGCCGCACGGCCCTCTCGGCTCTCGCCCGGGTTTCGCCGACAACGCTCCTCGAAGATGCCACGGTGCCGCGCTCAAAGCTCGCCGAGACCTTCGCCGAGATCGAACGCCTCACCGAAAAGTACCGGCTCAAGGTTGGCACCTTCGGCCACGCCGGCGACGGCAACCTGCATCCCACGGTCCTGTGCGACGAACGCGACCACGATGAGATGCACCGCGCCCATGCCTTCTACAACGAGCTCTACGAGATGGTTCTGTCCATCGGCGGCACCGTCTCGGGCGAGCACGGCATCGGCCTGGCCAAGATCGAGTATCTGCAGCGCCAGATCGGCGAGGGCGGCGTTCAGGTCATGCGGCGCATCAAGCAGGCCTTTGACCCTGAGGGAATCCTCAACCCCGGCAAGATTTTTGCTGCGCCCGAGGCCCCCGGGGTGAACGTGGAGGAAGGATTTCGTGTCTCAAGATAA
- a CDS encoding (Fe-S)-binding protein gives MSQDKSRENLIGNFKIKDAPEYEGILQCMRCGFCLPTCPTYALTNRERSSPRGRVALARAVAEQKLEFSAAVKDEAFFCLDCRACTTACPSGVHAGEIMEVCRAQANDYYPATGMQKSLREFVLQKMVPSPELLETSMVPARLYQKLGIQWLVRHSHVLKLGPKWMEKAEGMMPTLDKPLRSQLPEVVPARGERRGKVGFFLGCVMTLMYPGVSKQTVRVLSHQGFEVVTPKNQKCCGAPHMTEGDRDTARRLAGENLDLFMDLGVDYIVTDCAGCGSALKEYEEILEGRADHSRLAAFRARVRDISEFIAEVGMRTEGLQPVNTSVTYHEPCHLCHAQGISAQPRQILKSIPGVELREMTEASWCCGSAATWGLKFQGESQQVLDRKLNNVAATGADILVSANPGCQLQLAWGVRQAGLRQEVLHIMELLGRAVPD, from the coding sequence GTGTCTCAAGATAAATCCAGAGAGAATCTGATCGGCAACTTCAAGATCAAGGATGCCCCTGAATACGAGGGAATCCTGCAGTGCATGCGTTGCGGCTTCTGTCTGCCGACCTGCCCGACCTACGCCCTCACCAATCGCGAGCGCTCCAGCCCCCGCGGCCGCGTCGCCCTGGCCCGGGCGGTGGCGGAGCAGAAGCTCGAGTTCAGTGCGGCGGTCAAGGATGAGGCCTTCTTCTGCCTCGACTGCCGGGCCTGCACCACGGCCTGCCCCTCCGGTGTCCATGCCGGTGAGATCATGGAGGTCTGCCGGGCCCAGGCCAACGACTACTACCCGGCCACCGGCATGCAGAAGAGCCTGCGCGAGTTCGTCCTGCAGAAGATGGTTCCGAGCCCGGAACTCCTCGAGACCTCCATGGTGCCGGCGCGCCTCTACCAGAAGCTGGGCATCCAGTGGCTGGTGCGCCACTCCCACGTCCTCAAGCTGGGACCGAAGTGGATGGAGAAGGCCGAGGGAATGATGCCGACGCTCGACAAGCCGCTGCGTTCGCAACTTCCCGAGGTCGTTCCCGCCCGCGGGGAGAGGCGCGGCAAGGTCGGTTTCTTCCTCGGCTGCGTCATGACCCTGATGTACCCCGGGGTTTCGAAGCAGACGGTGCGGGTCCTGTCGCACCAGGGTTTCGAGGTGGTGACGCCGAAGAACCAGAAGTGCTGCGGCGCCCCGCACATGACCGAAGGGGACCGCGACACCGCCCGCAGGCTCGCCGGCGAAAACCTCGACCTCTTCATGGACCTCGGCGTCGACTACATCGTCACCGACTGCGCCGGCTGCGGCTCGGCCCTCAAGGAGTACGAGGAGATCCTCGAGGGGCGTGCCGATCACAGCCGACTGGCCGCCTTCCGCGCCAGGGTGCGGGACATTTCGGAGTTCATTGCCGAGGTCGGCATGCGCACCGAAGGCCTGCAGCCGGTCAACACCTCCGTGACCTACCACGAGCCCTGCCATCTCTGCCACGCCCAGGGGATCAGCGCTCAGCCGCGGCAGATCCTCAAGAGCATCCCCGGCGTCGAGCTGCGGGAGATGACCGAGGCGAGCTGGTGCTGCGGCTCGGCCGCCACCTGGGGTCTCAAGTTCCAGGGAGAGAGCCAGCAGGTCCTCGACCGCAAACTGAACAACGTCGCCGCAACCGGCGCCGATATTCTGGTCAGCGCCAACCCCGGCTGCCAGCTGCAGCTTGCCTGGGGAGTGCGGCAGGCTGGCCTCAGGCAGGAGGTGCTGCACATCATGGAGCTCCTCGGTCGAGCGGTGCCGGACTGA
- a CDS encoding SpoIIE family protein phosphatase, with translation MISAGALSLCTLLYIALLFATAVYADRRREMGRSITSNAWIYALSFGIFHTSWTFYGNVGRVATVGIDFLAFYLGVTLIIFSWWYLLRKMVRISKEQNIVSIADFIASRFGKSLPLGALVTLFAVFCTLPYIALQLKGVADTFELLTASRPTLLPVFDTAFVVAMVFALFGILFGARHLDPSARHEGLVAAIALESVVKLVAMMAVGLFVVFGLFDGFGDICSRFLDRFPERSDLLLLGTDRVPYSSWLTLGVISMMAFMFLPHMFHIMVVENADEEHIRSAMWRFPLYMFLIELFIIPIALGGLLLHGGDTAKAEYFTLLLPLEADQRSLALLVFLGGFSGSTAMVMVAAVALATLILNHLVMPVVLSFDIQARDISGLLLAAKRLAILAVVFLGYLFYKLIGQGYALVAMGLISWVGATQFAPAMLGGLYWKRANRRGALLGMLLGFGVWFYTLILPTLVRSGWLPSSLLQDGPFGLAWLRPEALFGLAGLPTLPHALFWTLFFNIGAFLAFSLYTKPQPEEKEQADRFVEGFAPPREKGQAERISRAPTIVEFVDLMTKFVGEKRAHAAITDYVSSRKIDERGRLSEFDLADLRHFTEKTLAGSVGTAPARIILDHYLESRGSRMEEVFDIFGSVSISRKAGREQLGVLHEATRLVASGADLQTILDNILGLLQQQFKFELCAVRLLDPERQTFVVASQIGMSAEHLSDSERAPDMETAIGRTFLTNSALVVNDTDFLDIPFAAQVAHREGIKSFAHAPITIEGEPVGVLSVFSLSAKGIFTEEFVDLFANLTGQVGVALRNARQTEHLIAAREREREMEIARGIQLGLLPSRVPEIPGVAMAGICVPAREVGGDYYDFLPIGTQSVDLVIADVSGHNVGAAIIMTEVRTFIRSQAQQLPGAGAALRAIDGFLYEDLGRAELFITMAYLRYDAATRQLSFACAGHPPPLILRAGPGRCEYIDAEGLILGVKRNVVFEEKQVLLHPGDILLLYTDGITEAENGEGEFFGEGRLCSLVQELRHLSPAGLLEELLYQVRLFAGGRSFTDDVTLVVMRVEE, from the coding sequence ATGATCTCCGCCGGCGCCCTCTCCCTCTGCACCCTTCTCTATATCGCCCTGCTTTTCGCCACTGCCGTTTACGCCGACCGCCGGCGGGAGATGGGCCGCAGCATCACCTCCAACGCCTGGATCTACGCCCTCTCCTTCGGCATCTTTCATACGTCCTGGACCTTCTATGGTAACGTCGGGCGGGTCGCCACCGTCGGCATCGATTTTCTCGCCTTCTACCTGGGCGTCACCCTGATCATCTTCAGCTGGTGGTATCTGCTGCGCAAAATGGTCCGCATCAGCAAGGAACAGAACATCGTCAGCATCGCCGACTTCATCGCCAGCCGCTTCGGCAAGTCGCTGCCGCTGGGGGCGCTGGTCACCCTCTTCGCCGTTTTCTGCACCCTTCCCTACATCGCCCTGCAGCTCAAAGGGGTGGCCGACACCTTCGAACTGCTCACCGCCTCGCGGCCGACGCTTCTCCCCGTATTCGACACCGCCTTCGTCGTGGCGATGGTCTTCGCCCTCTTCGGCATCCTCTTCGGCGCCCGCCACCTCGACCCCTCCGCCCGCCACGAGGGTCTGGTGGCCGCCATCGCCCTGGAGTCGGTGGTCAAGCTGGTCGCCATGATGGCCGTCGGCCTCTTCGTCGTTTTCGGGCTTTTCGACGGCTTCGGCGACATCTGCAGCCGTTTCCTGGACCGCTTTCCCGAACGCAGCGACCTCCTGCTGCTCGGCACCGACCGGGTCCCCTACAGTTCCTGGCTGACGCTGGGAGTGATCAGCATGATGGCCTTCATGTTTCTGCCGCACATGTTTCACATCATGGTGGTCGAGAACGCCGACGAGGAGCACATCAGAAGCGCCATGTGGCGCTTCCCCCTCTACATGTTCCTGATCGAGCTCTTCATCATCCCCATCGCCCTTGGCGGGCTGCTTCTGCACGGCGGCGATACCGCCAAGGCGGAATATTTCACCCTGCTTCTCCCCCTGGAAGCGGATCAGCGCTCGCTCGCCCTGCTGGTCTTCCTCGGCGGCTTTTCCGGCTCGACCGCGATGGTCATGGTCGCCGCGGTGGCGCTGGCCACTCTCATTCTGAACCATCTGGTCATGCCGGTCGTCCTGAGCTTCGACATCCAGGCCCGGGACATTTCGGGTCTTCTGCTGGCGGCCAAGCGCCTGGCCATCCTCGCCGTGGTCTTTCTCGGCTACCTGTTCTACAAGCTCATCGGCCAGGGCTACGCCCTGGTCGCCATGGGCTTGATCTCATGGGTCGGCGCCACCCAGTTTGCGCCGGCCATGCTGGGAGGGCTGTACTGGAAGCGGGCCAACCGCCGCGGCGCACTCTTGGGGATGCTCCTGGGCTTCGGGGTCTGGTTCTACACTCTGATCCTCCCTACGCTCGTCCGCTCGGGGTGGCTGCCGTCCTCGCTTCTCCAGGATGGGCCCTTCGGGCTGGCCTGGCTCAGGCCTGAGGCCCTCTTCGGCCTGGCAGGACTGCCGACGCTTCCGCACGCCCTCTTCTGGACCCTCTTCTTCAACATCGGAGCCTTTCTCGCCTTCTCCCTGTACACCAAGCCGCAGCCGGAAGAGAAAGAACAGGCCGACAGATTCGTGGAGGGCTTCGCCCCGCCCAGGGAAAAAGGGCAGGCGGAAAGGATCAGCCGCGCCCCGACCATCGTCGAGTTCGTCGATCTGATGACTAAATTCGTCGGCGAAAAGAGGGCGCACGCCGCCATCACAGACTATGTCAGCAGCCGTAAAATCGACGAGCGTGGCCGGCTCTCCGAGTTCGACCTGGCCGATCTGCGCCACTTCACCGAAAAGACCCTGGCCGGCTCGGTCGGCACCGCCCCCGCCCGCATCATCCTCGACCACTACCTGGAGAGCCGGGGGAGCCGGATGGAGGAGGTCTTCGACATCTTCGGCTCGGTCAGCATCAGTCGGAAGGCGGGGCGTGAGCAGCTCGGCGTCTTGCACGAAGCCACGCGTCTGGTGGCGAGCGGCGCGGACCTGCAAACCATCCTGGACAACATCCTGGGGCTGCTGCAGCAGCAGTTCAAATTCGAGCTCTGTGCCGTGCGCCTCCTCGACCCCGAGAGGCAGACCTTCGTCGTCGCCAGCCAGATAGGGATGAGTGCCGAGCATCTTTCCGACTCGGAGCGGGCGCCCGACATGGAGACCGCCATCGGCCGGACCTTTCTCACCAATTCGGCACTGGTGGTCAACGACACCGATTTTCTCGACATCCCCTTCGCCGCCCAGGTCGCCCATCGGGAAGGGATCAAGTCCTTCGCGCACGCTCCCATCACCATCGAAGGGGAACCGGTGGGAGTCCTGTCGGTCTTTTCCCTGTCGGCCAAGGGGATATTCACCGAAGAGTTCGTCGATCTGTTCGCCAATCTGACCGGCCAGGTCGGCGTCGCCCTGCGCAACGCCCGCCAGACCGAACACCTGATTGCCGCCAGGGAGCGGGAGAGGGAGATGGAGATCGCCCGGGGCATCCAGCTCGGCCTGTTGCCCTCCCGGGTCCCGGAGATCCCCGGAGTGGCCATGGCGGGAATCTGCGTGCCGGCGCGGGAGGTGGGCGGCGACTACTATGATTTCCTGCCCATCGGCACCCAATCCGTCGATCTGGTGATCGCCGACGTCTCCGGGCACAACGTCGGGGCGGCCATCATCATGACCGAAGTCCGCACCTTCATTCGCTCCCAGGCCCAGCAGCTTCCGGGCGCCGGCGCCGCCCTCCGGGCCATCGATGGGTTTCTCTACGAGGATCTGGGGCGGGCCGAGCTCTTTATTACCATGGCCTATCTCCGGTACGACGCCGCCACGCGCCAGCTTTCCTTCGCCTGTGCCGGCCACCCGCCCCCCCTGATTTTGCGCGCAGGACCGGGACGCTGCGAGTATATCGACGCCGAGGGCCTCATCCTGGGGGTGAAGAGGAATGTCGTCTTCGAGGAGAAACAGGTACTTCTGCATCCCGGCGACATCCTGCTTCTCTATACCGACGGCATTACCGAGGCCGAGAACGGAGAGGGAGAGTTTTTCGGCGAGGGGCGCCTCTGCTCCCTTGTGCAGGAACTCCGGCACCTCTCACCAGCAGGGTTGCTCGAGGAGCTGTTGTACCAGGTCCGGCTTTTTGCCGGCGGGCGAAGTTTCACCGACGACGTCACGCTGGTGGTGATGCGGGTGGAGGAATGA
- a CDS encoding response regulator transcription factor → METLKILIAEDNPKDFEFLENLFGDWELPCQIERAQNGLAALEIALKHAHPLVVSDIQMPELNGIEFARSLWQQKPGARIVFWSQYKDEMYVRALARIVPAETVYGYILKSSPRERIDAAIRTVLLDEQCWIDPEVRKVQGRTRASQTALSDIEYEALIDISLGLTDNLIAQRRYLSRRGVQSRLNSLYNKLGVDQDQFHSEKVGDAFNLRNRAVALALRRGLVNAFELEHEEEEFQAWLRRFKASQRTD, encoded by the coding sequence ATGGAAACGCTGAAGATTCTGATTGCCGAGGACAATCCGAAAGATTTCGAGTTTCTTGAAAACCTCTTTGGCGATTGGGAACTCCCCTGTCAGATCGAACGGGCACAGAACGGTCTGGCGGCTCTGGAAATTGCCCTGAAGCATGCCCATCCTCTGGTGGTGAGCGACATCCAGATGCCCGAGCTCAACGGCATCGAATTCGCCCGGTCGCTCTGGCAGCAGAAGCCGGGCGCCCGCATCGTCTTCTGGAGCCAGTACAAGGACGAGATGTACGTACGGGCGCTGGCCCGGATCGTCCCCGCCGAAACGGTCTACGGCTACATCCTCAAATCGAGCCCCAGGGAACGCATCGATGCCGCCATCCGCACCGTGCTCCTCGACGAGCAATGCTGGATCGATCCCGAGGTGCGCAAGGTCCAGGGGCGCACCCGGGCCAGCCAGACCGCTCTCTCCGACATCGAGTACGAGGCGCTGATCGACATCTCCCTCGGCCTGACCGACAACCTCATCGCCCAGCGCCGCTACCTCTCCCGCCGCGGGGTGCAGAGTCGTCTCAACTCACTTTACAACAAGCTGGGTGTCGACCAGGACCAGTTCCACAGCGAGAAGGTCGGCGACGCCTTCAACCTGCGCAACCGGGCGGTAGCCCTGGCGCTGCGACGGGGGCTGGTCAACGCCTTCGAACTGGAGCACGAAGAGGAGGAGTTTCAGGCCTGGCTCAGACGCTTCAAGGCGAGCCAGCGGACCGATTAG
- a CDS encoding HAMP domain-containing protein, which produces MRLALKHQIILAPATVLLLMTLLLVFLQYTYWDLSVKRREARILGTVFIALAESDLALQRMYGLTIRLREERTVNVASLEDMAALYSHLEGALERILALMPLTDGTRTLLQQTLRELNPEYGFDAQRYLSALSLLRPQLVSLAELTQKQRERLRDVHNQDIDALVDRTAFVSLIVLGVAILLGIFLSLAFARRILRRIQFLSDSAGRIAGGNLDPPPAPEIVRDELDELAVSINRMTDQLIRVVGAEKLLEGAEEERRRIAMDIHDQTLADLATVLRGIQELKKVDICQPEAIRLEEDLQKTMANLREVMDNLHPQTLDILGLGAALQSHLERHLDKENLPQYHLYISPEAVTDGLSRLALLTLYRIAIEAVHNVIKHARATRYEVNLSRRGNELVLAVEDNGIGFVAAKADGYGGRGLNNIRERAKAIGARAEWGPSRFTSGTRFELALPLTNHQRG; this is translated from the coding sequence ATGCGCCTGGCACTTAAACATCAGATCATTCTCGCCCCAGCCACCGTCCTGCTGCTCATGACCCTGCTGCTGGTTTTCCTCCAGTACACCTACTGGGACCTCTCTGTCAAACGCCGGGAGGCCCGGATCCTGGGGACCGTCTTCATCGCCCTGGCCGAGAGCGACCTGGCCTTGCAGCGAATGTACGGCCTGACCATCCGCCTGCGTGAGGAAAGGACGGTGAACGTTGCCAGCCTGGAGGATATGGCGGCACTCTACAGCCACCTTGAAGGGGCCCTGGAGCGAATCCTGGCGTTGATGCCCCTCACGGACGGCACCAGGACTCTGCTCCAGCAGACGCTCAGGGAACTTAACCCCGAGTATGGCTTTGACGCCCAGCGCTACCTGTCCGCCCTCTCGCTGCTGCGGCCGCAGTTGGTTTCCCTTGCCGAATTGACCCAGAAGCAGCGAGAGCGGCTGCGCGACGTGCACAATCAGGATATCGATGCCCTGGTCGACCGAACCGCCTTCGTTTCTCTCATCGTTCTGGGCGTCGCCATCCTGCTCGGCATCTTCCTTTCCCTGGCCTTCGCCCGGCGCATTCTCCGCCGCATCCAGTTCCTCTCCGACAGTGCCGGACGGATCGCCGGGGGCAATCTCGACCCACCGCCGGCGCCGGAAATCGTCAGGGACGAACTGGACGAACTGGCAGTCTCCATCAACCGCATGACCGACCAGCTGATCCGCGTGGTCGGTGCCGAGAAACTCCTCGAGGGAGCCGAAGAAGAACGGCGCCGGATCGCCATGGACATCCACGATCAGACCCTTGCTGACCTCGCCACGGTCCTGCGCGGCATTCAGGAGCTGAAAAAAGTGGATATTTGCCAGCCGGAGGCCATTCGCCTGGAAGAGGACCTGCAGAAAACGATGGCCAACCTGCGGGAGGTCATGGACAACCTGCACCCCCAGACCCTGGATATCCTCGGCCTCGGGGCGGCCCTGCAGTCGCACCTGGAACGGCACCTGGACAAGGAGAACCTGCCGCAGTACCATCTCTACATCTCTCCCGAGGCGGTGACGGACGGGCTCTCGCGGCTGGCGCTCCTGACCCTCTACCGCATTGCCATCGAAGCCGTCCACAATGTAATCAAGCACGCCCGGGCGACCCGCTACGAGGTGAATCTGAGCCGGCGCGGAAATGAACTCGTTCTGGCGGTAGAGGACAACGGCATCGGTTTCGTCGCCGCAAAGGCCGACGGCTACGGTGGCCGGGGACTCAACAACATTCGCGAACGGGCCAAGGCAATCGGCGCCAGGGCCGAGTGGGGACCTTCCCGTTTCACTTCCGGAACCCGTTTCGAGCTGGCGCTGCCGCTGACCAACCACCAGAGAGGATAA